The nucleotide sequence CTTCATGCGCGAAGCCATTCGCCTCTCCATCGAAAAAATGCAAGCTGGTTACGGCGGGCCATTTGGCGCCGTTGTAGTAAAAGACGGTGTTATTATTGCCCGCGGCTTCAATCAGGTAACTAGCACCCACGATCCTACCTGCCATGCAGAGGTTGATGCTATCCGGAAGGCCTGCACTGCCCTTGGTACGTTTCAACTGGACGGCTGCGACCTTTATACCTCGTGTGAACCGTGTCCGATGTGCCTGGGAGCAATTTATTGGGCCCGGCCGCGCCGCGTGTTCTACGGCAACACCAAACAAGATGCTGCGACAGTCGGGTTTGATGATCAGTTTATCTATGAAGAGATAGAAAAACCGCTGGAACAACGTCGCATACCCATGACAGAATTACTGCGCGATGAGGCAGCAGTTGGTTTCCGTGCTTGGGAGGAAAAAGAAGAGAAAAACAAATACTAAGAATTATACAACAAAAGAACACCCCGCAATGGCAAACTCAATAGTTTGTCATTGCGGGGTGTTTTGCATTCGCCTATCACCACCGTTGTTTATCCCCCTTTCTGTGCTATAAATAGCACAAATAGATTGTCTTTTTTTGTTTAAATAACTTTTTTGAGGTGTTTGGCTATTCTTGCCTAAGAAATAACAAAGTGCAATTGACTAACCTATTTAAGGCAGCTATATTTGTTATGGTAGCTTGGATTTATCTAAGCTTTTGAAAGGGAAGCAGATGATTGAATATGTTGGATAGTGTCCCCCGGGCTTAGCCCCGTTTACCCCCTCTAGTTTCTACTATACCCTGTACTGTACTACATGAAAACACTTTTCCTCCCACTTAGCCGATATCAGTTCTGGCTGAAATTCCCTGGCAAAACGTTGCTGCCAACGGCCTTGTTGCTTGGTATAGTGGCCAGTGCTGAGGCGCAAACGTCTAATTCGTTTCCGCGCAACGTAACCTTCAAAGGAGCCACGGAATCCAACTTTACTATCAGCGGCTCAGCACGCCTCACTGGTACCGGAGCACCTGGTGATGATGCAGTAGGCCAAGGATACCTCCGCCTGACGAGCGCCGAAGGGAATAAAGCTGGTTCTATTATCGACAACGTAGGGTTTGATGCGCCAGAAGGCTTTACTATCTCGTTTGAGTTCTTTGCCTACGGAGGCAATGGAGCCGACGGTTTCAGTGTTTTTCTGGTAGATGAAGCTGGCCAACCTGCTACTGGCTTCCGGATTGGTGCCTCGGGCGGTTCATTGGGTTATGCCCAAAAAACTGACGCTCCCGCATCCGACGGTGTCTCGCGCGGTTATATAGGTATCGGTATTGACGAATTCGGCAATTTTTCTAACCCCACCGAGGGTCGTGTTGGAGGCACCGGGTTTGTTCCGGATGCGGTTTCTATCCGGGGTGCCGGCGACGGCCGGGCAACAACTGATTATCCGTACCTAGCAGGCACTCGCCTAGGCGAACTAGGCTTTAGCTTGGACGTTCCTTCTGCCCGTGCTCAGCCGGGTTCTGCTGATTATAGAAGGGCCTTTATTGATGTAATTCCCACCGGAACAGGCACTAGCAGAACGTACGACATCACGGTTCGGATTCAGCATGGCACGGCTGTTACCACCGCCGTAAGGCAGTTTCGGGTATCCACGCCGCCTAGTCGGCTCCGTTTAGGGTTCTCGGGCTCCACCGGTGGCTCTACCAACGTACACGAGATTCGTAACCTCAATATCGTGCAGGCCCCTTTCGCTGTCGACGATGTAGCCAGCACCATTTTCAACACCCCGGTTTCGCTGAACGTTACCAGCAACGACGTGGCTCCAGGAGCATCTATCAACCGGGCAACCGTGGATTTGGACATTGATGTACCTGGCATTCAGGATACCCGGACCATCGCCAACAAAGGCACGTTCACCGTTTCGGAGACAGGGGCTGTCACCTTTTCGCCAGTAAGCACTTTCGCGGGCACTGTTACGCTGCCTTATAATGTGCAGGACATTCTGAGCCAGCTCTCTAGCCCTGCCAACATTACCATCATTGTAGAAGGTGCTGACGTAGCCACCAGTGCGAGTGGCCCGAGCTATGCCACTGCTAGCTCCAACGTAACCTACACCATGACCACCTCCAACCTTGGCACGCAACCGGCAACCGATGTGGTTCCCAAGTTGCGCCTTTCGCCAAGTGTCTCTTCGGTAGGCATGACACTCCCAGCTGGTGCCAGCTACAATGACGCGACCGGCGAAGTTACGTTTGCTACAATTGCTGACCTTGCCGTTGGAGCACCAGCCGTAATAAACACGGTTAGCTTCACTGTTCCGGCCAACGGCACGCTCATCGGCACTGCCAGTTCCATTTCCAGCATTCCTGATCCGGTAGGCGACAATAACACGGCTACTATCACCACCACTATCGGTGGGTCAGTGAACGTCATTACGGCTTG is from Hymenobacter tibetensis and encodes:
- a CDS encoding nucleoside deaminase; amino-acid sequence: MEAPNPDFMREAIRLSIEKMQAGYGGPFGAVVVKDGVIIARGFNQVTSTHDPTCHAEVDAIRKACTALGTFQLDGCDLYTSCEPCPMCLGAIYWARPRRVFYGNTKQDAATVGFDDQFIYEEIEKPLEQRRIPMTELLRDEAAVGFRAWEEKEEKNKY